Below is a window of Phycisphaerae bacterium DNA.
GTTTCGACATCGTCATTCACGCCTGCGCTCAGAACGGTCTGGCTGCCGAGGGGAATGCCGGCATCGGCCAATCGACCGCACGCCTGTGCGACTTCCGGCGTGACTTCAACCGGGTGCATGAAGTGAATGCTCATCCAGATTGGGTGAAACTTTCGGAGCATCTTCACCAGCGCGGGCGTGATGCGCTGCGGCAGCACCGCGGGAACCTTGGTGCCGATACGAATAAACTCCAGGTGAGGAATGGCGCGCAATCGGGACAGCAGCCACTCGAGCCGCTCGTCGTTCATGCTGAGCGGGTCGCCGCCTGACAGCAGAACATCTCGAATTTGCGGATTTGCCGCGATGTAGTCGATGGCAGCCTGATGCTGAGCCTGATTGAAATGGTATTCGCCGGTCTGACCGACCATTCGGGCGCGCGTGCAGTATCGGCAGTAGGTCGCGCAGAAGTTCGTCACCAGGAACAAAACGCGGTCCGGATAGCGGTGCACCAGACCGGGGACGGGCATATGGCCATCCTCGGCGAGCGGATCGTCAGCCTCTCCGGGGGATGTCACGAATTCGTCCGTGACGGGAATCATCTGTTTTCGGGTGGGATCGAGGGGATTGGAAGGGTCGATGAGCGATGCATAGTACGGCGTGATTCCAACGGGCAGGTGCCCGCCAATTCGCTGCATCGATTGGCTTTCGTCAAAGGAAAGCCGGACGACCCGACCAAGCGATTTCAGATCGCGGATTCGCATGCGGAGTTGCCACCGCCAGTCGTTCCACTCGGCATCGGTCGCGGCCGGGAATACCCGGCGGCGAAACTCCGCAGCCTGTTCGCCCACGACGAAGTCCGACCGGCGCGATCGCTTGCGCGCCGGTCGAGTGGGCGCGTAGTCGTCCTTCTCGTGACGACGACGAGTCAGCGGAGGATCGAAGTTGTCGAGGGAATCAATCTGCGGATCGAGAACCTGCAAGGAAAGCGTGCGTCCGCCCGGACCGGGAGGCTCCGAATCGGAGCCGGTGAGTTGTTCGATCATGTTCCATCAGGAGTATAGGCGAGCCCAAGCCGCGTTGATCCGAATACGCACGGAAACACCGCACTGATTATTCACGCAGCCGCTTCACCTTCATCCTCTCATCGAGAGAAAAGTATATCACGTTTTAAGAAAGTCAAGAAAATTGCGATCGAATCATCTCAAATTTCCGATAGCCATCCGCTGCTTGCCGGGGCGCTTCGTCGTCGAAGCTTCGAGTCTATCGATCCGCGACAGCGGACGATGCCCGGCCCCACCCGGACTTGCCTTCGAGGTGGGACGCAGCCAGCTTGCCCTTGGACTGGGTGACGCCATGTCCCTGGCGAATGACGATCAACTGATCCACCGCGATCTCATCACCAGTCAGCCCGGTTCCAAATGTCTCCCGGTCGCCACCCGGCCACTGAACCGTCAGCCGATCGATCCGCCTGGTCCCACCCAGCCCGAAAGTCGCCGGCAACTCCACCTGCGAGGCATAGCTGCGCGTCGGGCCGATCTGCCGTCTCTGAACAAACCCGCCCGCTTCCAATTCAATGACGGCTCCCACCGCGTCGCGGTTTGACCGCTCGCCAATCAACTTGACCCGGAGCCAATGATGCCCCAAGGCCTGATCATTGCGAACCAGCAACGGCCGACCGCGGGCCTGCGTCAGCAGCACGTCCAAATCGCCGTCGCCGTCAATATCGGCGTATACGGCCCCTCGGCCGACGATCGGCCTGGCCAGATCTCCCATCGAATCGCCTGGAATCTCAGAGAAACAAGCCTTGGCCTCCGGCCCGGCGTTCCAGAAAAGCTGCGCGGGTTGCTCGTAGTGCTGGCTGGGCTGGACCTTATTGATCTCTTCTTCAAGATGACCGTTGCATTGCAGCAGATCCAGGCGACCGTCCAGATCGTAATCAAAGAAGAACAATCCGAATGACAACGCCGCACGTGTCGGTCCGCCGACGCCCTCAGCCACCGCCATGTCGGTAAACGCCAGCGGATCCTCGCCCGCGACATAAAAAGAGGTCATCTCATTGGCAAAATTCCCGATTCCGACCGCCAGCTTGTTGTCGCACCGGACATCTGCCGCGTCGATACCCATCGCACCGGTAGAATTTCCCATCGCGTCGAAAGCCAGCCCCGTCTCCGCGCCGATTTCCTGGAATCGATTTCCGCCCAGATTGCGGAATACGAAATTCTGAACGGTGTCATTCGCGACGATGACATCCATCAAACCATCGTGATCCAGGTCGACGAAACAGAGCCCAAGCGCCTTGCCGACCGGCACGCCCGTCGCCCGATTCGTAATCTGAAGCCCCCCCGCCTCGGATCGGTCAACAAACGTTCCGTCGCCATTATTCGCATACAGATAGGAATGCGCGCCCTCGAAGTTCATCGGCACGCCGTAGGCACGTCCAATGCCCGTCAGGCGATAGTCCACTGCAAAATCGATCTCGCGATTCCACTTCACATAGTGACTTACCCACAGGTCCAGATCGCCATCGTTATCCGAATCGAAGAACCCGGCGGCGACGCTCCAACCGTCCGCCGGGCCGCCAACACCCGCCGTGGAGGTAATGTCAATGAACCTGCCGCCGTCGTTTCGGAAAAGCCGATTTCCACCAACACACGTGACAAAAACGTCGGGATCACCATCGTTGTCGTAATCACCGACAGCGACGCCCATCCCCATCATCGCCGCGTCCAGACCCGAGCCGGTCGTGACATTCTCGAAGTGCCCGGTGCCATCGTTTCGATAGAGCCCACTGGTGGTCGCCGGCTTGTCCGCGGAATCCGCCCACGGCCACTGTGTCCCGTTAACCAGCAGGATGTCCTGATCGCCGTCGCCGTCATAATCGAAGAATGCCGCTCCACCGCCCATCGTTTCAGGCAGAAGCTTGTCACCGGCCGCGCCATTCTCCCGAATGAAGTCAATTCCGGCGGTCTGTGTGATATCCGTAAAGATGACTCGCGGCGCTTCGGACGCCTTCACCACGCGCTGCGGAGCGACAAAGACGTTTTCCTTGGTCGCGGCCGGCGGCGGTTGTCTTCGGATTTGCCAGACGGTCAGCCCGACTGCCGCGCCGATGGCGATGAAAACCACCAGCGACCAGCGAAACGCCCTTCCGATGATCGCATCATCCTCGGGAACCCACTCTTCCTGATCGACGGGTTGGGCGGAATTGTTCGACAGCGCGGCCCCTGAGGAATCCGTCTTCATATCATCGACTGTCACGATCGGCTCCCTTGGTTTCCGGCTGGACCCCATTTGTTCCGTTCTTCACCCGGGAGGCCTCGTCCGGGCTGCGTCGATCTTCACGATGAATCGCCGCGCCGACGACGTCACCCTCGGGCCACGCTGCCGGCAGTTCGTATGCGCCCACCCGCTGCAAATCGTACAGGACGATGGCTTCGGCGGCGTGATTGGCAGCCGGGTATCGGATTCTCGCGGCGGCGATGGCGCGGTCCATGGCATTATCGTCCGTCTTGTAGCGTGCGTGCTCGGCCCGATGGTGGCGCGCCTTTTCGGCGTCTCCGAGATCCGCGTAGATCAATCCCAGGTTGTAAT
It encodes the following:
- a CDS encoding CRTAC1 family protein, with protein sequence MKTDSSGAALSNNSAQPVDQEEWVPEDDAIIGRAFRWSLVVFIAIGAAVGLTVWQIRRQPPPAATKENVFVAPQRVVKASEAPRVIFTDITQTAGIDFIRENGAAGDKLLPETMGGGAAFFDYDGDGDQDILLVNGTQWPWADSADKPATTSGLYRNDGTGHFENVTTGSGLDAAMMGMGVAVGDYDNDGDPDVFVTCVGGNRLFRNDGGRFIDITSTAGVGGPADGWSVAAGFFDSDNDGDLDLWVSHYVKWNREIDFAVDYRLTGIGRAYGVPMNFEGAHSYLYANNGDGTFVDRSEAGGLQITNRATGVPVGKALGLCFVDLDHDGLMDVIVANDTVQNFVFRNLGGNRFQEIGAETGLAFDAMGNSTGAMGIDAADVRCDNKLAVGIGNFANEMTSFYVAGEDPLAFTDMAVAEGVGGPTRAALSFGLFFFDYDLDGRLDLLQCNGHLEEEINKVQPSQHYEQPAQLFWNAGPEAKACFSEIPGDSMGDLARPIVGRGAVYADIDGDGDLDVLLTQARGRPLLVRNDQALGHHWLRVKLIGERSNRDAVGAVIELEAGGFVQRRQIGPTRSYASQVELPATFGLGGTRRIDRLTVQWPGGDRETFGTGLTGDEIAVDQLIVIRQGHGVTQSKGKLAASHLEGKSGWGRASSAVADR
- a CDS encoding KamA family radical SAM protein, giving the protein MIEQLTGSDSEPPGPGGRTLSLQVLDPQIDSLDNFDPPLTRRRHEKDDYAPTRPARKRSRRSDFVVGEQAAEFRRRVFPAATDAEWNDWRWQLRMRIRDLKSLGRVVRLSFDESQSMQRIGGHLPVGITPYYASLIDPSNPLDPTRKQMIPVTDEFVTSPGEADDPLAEDGHMPVPGLVHRYPDRVLFLVTNFCATYCRYCTRARMVGQTGEYHFNQAQHQAAIDYIAANPQIRDVLLSGGDPLSMNDERLEWLLSRLRAIPHLEFIRIGTKVPAVLPQRITPALVKMLRKFHPIWMSIHFMHPVEVTPEVAQACGRLADAGIPLGSQTVLSAGVNDDVETMKSLVHRLLKIRVRPYYLYQCDPISGSKHFRTPVEKGLEIIEGLRGHTTGYAVPTFVIDAPGGGGKIPLVPDYLIGRDGDDVVLRNYEGKQYRYHDPVCDPRA